Proteins from a genomic interval of Streptomyces sp. NBC_00820:
- a CDS encoding ABC-F family ATP-binding cassette domain-containing protein, translated as MAVNLVNVENVSKVYGTRALLDGVSLGVSEGDRIGVVGRNGDGKTTLIRMLAKLEEADTGRVTHLGGLRLGVLTQHDSLDPEATVRHEVIGDMADHEWAGNAKVRDVLTGLFGGLDLPGFPKGLDTVIGPLSGGERRRIALAKLLIEEQELIVLDEPTNHLDVEGIAWLAEHLRNRRSALVCVTHDRWFLDQVSTRMWDVQRGAVYEYEGGYSDYVFARAERERIAATEETKRQNLVRKELAWLRRGAPARTSKPRFRVEAANELIKDVPPPRDSSELMKFASSRLGKTVFDLENVSVHAGPKELLKHVTWQLGPGDRIGLVGVNGAGKTSLLRAMAEAARSEGETQPAGGRIAVGKTVKLAYLSQEVAELDPNLRVLEAVAQVRERVDLGKGREMTAGQLCETFGFNKEKQWTPVGDLSGGERRRLQLLRLLMDEPNVLFLDEPTNDLDIETLTQLEDVLDGWPGSMIVISHDRFFVERTTDRVFALLGDRALRMLPRGIEEYLERRQRLEEAVAASGAAAAPKTAAPAVSAADQRAAKKELQKIERQLDKLSEKESKLHAQIADNATDFGKVAELDAQLRDLDNEREELELRWLELAEDA; from the coding sequence ATGGCCGTCAATCTGGTCAATGTCGAGAACGTCAGCAAGGTGTACGGCACCCGTGCCCTGCTGGACGGCGTCTCGCTCGGTGTGTCGGAAGGGGACCGGATCGGCGTCGTCGGGCGCAACGGCGACGGCAAGACCACCCTCATCCGGATGCTCGCCAAGCTGGAGGAGGCCGACACCGGGCGGGTCACCCACCTCGGCGGGCTGCGGCTCGGCGTGCTCACGCAGCACGACTCGCTCGACCCCGAGGCCACCGTCCGCCACGAGGTCATCGGCGACATGGCCGACCACGAGTGGGCCGGCAACGCCAAGGTCAGGGACGTGCTGACCGGACTGTTCGGCGGACTGGACCTGCCGGGCTTCCCCAAGGGGCTCGACACCGTCATCGGCCCCCTCTCCGGTGGCGAGCGGCGCCGCATCGCGCTCGCCAAGCTGCTCATCGAGGAGCAGGAGCTGATCGTCCTCGACGAGCCCACCAACCACCTCGACGTCGAGGGCATCGCCTGGCTCGCCGAGCACCTGCGCAACCGTCGCTCGGCGCTCGTCTGCGTGACCCACGACCGGTGGTTCCTGGACCAGGTCAGCACCCGCATGTGGGACGTGCAGCGCGGCGCGGTCTACGAGTACGAGGGCGGCTACTCCGACTACGTCTTCGCCCGTGCCGAGCGCGAGCGCATCGCCGCCACCGAGGAGACCAAGCGGCAGAACCTGGTCCGCAAGGAGCTGGCCTGGCTGCGGCGCGGCGCCCCGGCCCGTACCTCCAAGCCGCGCTTCCGGGTCGAGGCCGCCAACGAGCTGATCAAGGACGTGCCGCCGCCCCGGGACAGCAGCGAGCTGATGAAGTTCGCCTCCTCCCGGCTCGGCAAGACCGTCTTCGACCTCGAGAACGTCAGCGTGCACGCCGGCCCCAAGGAGCTGCTCAAGCACGTCACCTGGCAGCTCGGCCCCGGCGACCGCATCGGCCTGGTCGGCGTCAACGGCGCCGGCAAGACCTCCCTGCTGCGGGCGATGGCGGAGGCGGCCCGGAGCGAGGGTGAGACGCAGCCGGCCGGTGGACGCATCGCCGTCGGCAAGACCGTCAAGCTCGCCTACCTGTCCCAGGAGGTCGCCGAACTCGACCCGAACCTGCGGGTCCTGGAGGCCGTGGCGCAGGTCCGTGAGCGCGTCGACCTCGGCAAGGGCCGCGAGATGACCGCCGGCCAGCTGTGCGAGACGTTCGGCTTCAACAAGGAGAAGCAGTGGACGCCGGTCGGTGACCTGTCCGGCGGTGAGCGCCGCCGCCTGCAGCTGCTGCGCCTGCTCATGGACGAGCCCAACGTTCTTTTCCTCGACGAGCCCACCAACGACCTCGACATCGAGACCCTGACCCAGCTGGAGGACGTCCTCGACGGCTGGCCCGGATCGATGATCGTCATCTCCCACGACCGGTTCTTCGTCGAGCGCACCACCGACCGCGTCTTCGCCCTCCTCGGCGACCGCGCCCTGCGCATGCTGCCGCGGGGCATCGAGGAGTACCTGGAGCGCCGTCAGCGCCTGGAGGAGGCGGTCGCCGCCTCGGGCGCCGCCGCGGCGCCGAAGACGGCGGCTCCGGCGGTGAGCGCCGCCGACCAGCGCGCCGCCAAGAAGGAACTCCAGAAGATCGAGCGCCAGTTGGACAAGCTCTCCGAGAAGGAGTCCAAGCTGCACGCCCAGATCGCCGACAACGCCACCGACTTCGGCAAGGTCGCCGAACTGGACGCCCAGCTGCGGGACCTGGACAACGAGCGCGAGGAACTGGAGCTGCGCTGGCTGGAGCTGGCGGAGGACGCGTGA
- a CDS encoding Uma2 family endonuclease, with product MTAEPISEAAEPASEPTSPWPVPPADGWSVDDLFTLPDLPPHTELIDGSLVFVSPQRRFHANVIDLLVNGLRQILPTEFRVSREMTVVLDKRNGPEPDVSVIRADAITGPAQTSFEAKDVVLAIEVVSPDSESRDRTTKPRKYAAAGIENFWRVEEDGHSGRPVVHVYELDPVTRTYVHAGMHRDAIDVTKPYPIDIDLTAIDAF from the coding sequence ATGACTGCCGAGCCGATCTCCGAGGCCGCGGAGCCCGCCTCCGAGCCGACCTCGCCTTGGCCGGTGCCTCCGGCGGACGGTTGGAGCGTGGACGACCTGTTCACCCTGCCCGACCTCCCGCCGCACACCGAGTTGATCGACGGAAGTCTGGTCTTCGTGAGCCCGCAGCGCCGTTTCCATGCCAACGTCATCGATCTGCTGGTCAACGGCCTGCGCCAGATCCTGCCAACCGAGTTCAGGGTTAGCCGCGAGATGACGGTCGTCCTCGACAAGCGCAACGGTCCCGAGCCGGACGTCAGTGTGATCAGGGCGGACGCGATCACCGGGCCCGCCCAGACGAGTTTCGAGGCCAAGGACGTGGTCCTGGCCATCGAGGTCGTCTCACCTGACTCGGAGTCCCGCGACCGCACGACCAAGCCACGGAAGTACGCGGCGGCCGGAATCGAGAACTTCTGGCGCGTCGAGGAGGACGGACACTCCGGCAGGCCCGTCGTCCACGTCTACGAACTCGACCCGGTCACCAGGACCTATGTGCACGCGGGTATGCATCGCGACGCGATCGACGTCACCAAGCCCTACCCGATCGACATCGACCTGACCGCCATCGACGCCTTCTGA
- a CDS encoding 4-(cytidine 5'-diphospho)-2-C-methyl-D-erythritol kinase: MSVTVRVPAKVNVQLAVGAARPDGFHDLANVFLAVGLYDEVTVTPADELRVTCEGPDAAQVPLDRTNLAARAAIALAGRRGIEPNVHIHIAKDIPVAGGMAGGSADGAGALVACDALWGTGASRAELLDICAELGSDVPFSLVGGAALGTGRGEKLTPLEVGGTFHWVFAMAERGLSTPAVFREFDRLAEGREIPEPVASQPLLDALAKGDPEALAATVSNDLQPAALSLFPELADTLAAGREAGALAALVSGSGPTTAFLTRDAESAEKVAAALRTSGTCRSVRTAPGPAAGATVC, encoded by the coding sequence GTGAGCGTCACCGTGCGAGTCCCGGCCAAGGTCAACGTCCAGCTCGCGGTGGGCGCCGCCCGCCCCGACGGCTTCCACGACCTGGCCAACGTCTTCCTCGCCGTCGGCCTGTACGACGAGGTCACGGTGACCCCCGCCGACGAGCTGCGCGTCACCTGCGAGGGCCCGGACGCCGCCCAGGTCCCCCTGGACCGCACCAACCTCGCCGCGCGTGCCGCGATCGCCCTCGCCGGGCGGCGCGGCATCGAGCCGAACGTGCACATCCACATCGCCAAGGACATCCCGGTCGCCGGCGGCATGGCGGGCGGCAGCGCGGACGGCGCGGGCGCCCTGGTGGCCTGCGACGCGCTGTGGGGCACCGGTGCCTCCCGCGCCGAACTCCTCGACATCTGCGCCGAGCTGGGCAGCGACGTGCCGTTCAGCCTGGTCGGCGGCGCCGCCCTCGGTACCGGACGCGGCGAGAAGCTGACGCCCCTGGAAGTCGGCGGCACCTTCCACTGGGTCTTCGCGATGGCCGAGCGCGGCCTGTCCACCCCGGCGGTCTTCCGCGAGTTCGACCGGCTGGCGGAAGGGCGGGAGATCCCGGAGCCGGTGGCGTCCCAGCCGCTGCTCGACGCCCTGGCCAAGGGCGACCCGGAGGCGCTGGCGGCCACTGTCTCGAACGACCTCCAGCCCGCCGCGCTGTCCCTGTTCCCGGAGCTGGCGGACACGCTGGCGGCCGGACGCGAGGCCGGTGCGCTCGCCGCGCTGGTCTCGGGGTCGGGTCCGACGACGGCGTTCCTCACCCGCGATGCCGAGTCGGCGGAGAAGGTGGCCGCGGCCCTGCGGACCTCCGGTACATGCCGGTCGGTGCGTACGGCGCCGGGACCTGCGGCGGGGGCCACGGTGTGCTGA
- the rsmA gene encoding 16S rRNA (adenine(1518)-N(6)/adenine(1519)-N(6))-dimethyltransferase RsmA — translation MSSPTPDALLGPADIRELAAALGVRPTKQRGQNFVIDANTVRRIVRTADVRPDDVVVEVGPGLGSLTLGLLEAADRVVAVEIDDVLASALPPTVAARMPERADRFALVHSDAMHVTELPGPPPTALVANLPYNVAVPVLLHMLATFPSIERTLVMVQSEVADRLAAAPGNKVYGVPSVKANWYAHVKRAGAIGRNVFWPAPNVDSGLVSLVRRTEPVDTTASKKEVFAVVDAAFAQRRKTLRAALAGWAGSAPAAEAALVAAGISPQARGEALTVEEFARIAEHKQQGESGK, via the coding sequence GTGAGCAGCCCCACCCCCGACGCCCTCCTCGGTCCCGCCGACATCCGTGAGCTGGCGGCAGCGCTCGGTGTTCGTCCCACCAAGCAGCGCGGCCAGAACTTCGTGATCGACGCCAACACGGTCCGGCGCATCGTCCGTACCGCCGACGTCCGCCCCGACGACGTGGTCGTCGAGGTCGGCCCGGGGCTCGGCTCCCTGACGCTCGGGCTGCTGGAGGCCGCCGACCGGGTCGTCGCCGTCGAGATCGACGACGTGCTGGCCTCCGCGCTTCCCCCGACCGTCGCCGCCCGCATGCCGGAGCGCGCCGACCGCTTCGCGCTGGTCCACTCCGACGCGATGCACGTCACCGAGCTGCCCGGGCCGCCCCCGACGGCCCTGGTCGCGAACCTGCCCTACAACGTCGCCGTCCCCGTCCTGCTGCACATGCTCGCCACCTTCCCGAGCATCGAGCGGACGCTGGTGATGGTGCAGTCCGAGGTCGCCGACCGCCTCGCCGCCGCGCCCGGCAACAAGGTGTACGGCGTGCCGTCCGTGAAGGCCAACTGGTACGCCCACGTGAAGCGGGCCGGTGCCATCGGGCGCAACGTCTTCTGGCCCGCGCCGAACGTCGACAGCGGCCTGGTCTCCCTGGTCCGGCGCACCGAGCCGGTCGACACGACGGCCTCCAAGAAGGAGGTCTTCGCGGTCGTGGACGCCGCCTTCGCGCAGCGCCGCAAGACCTTGCGCGCGGCGCTGGCCGGCTGGGCCGGGTCCGCGCCCGCCGCCGAGGCCGCCCTGGTCGCCGCGGGCATCTCGCCGCAGGCGCGCGGGGAGGCCCTGACCGTCGAGGAGTTCGCGCGGATCGCCGAGCACAAGCAGCAGGGGGAGAGCGGCAAGTGA
- a CDS encoding ubiquitin-like domain-containing protein, with amino-acid sequence MSKSPYETYDPYGHDASVHTAETLPYGMCEDTYRPAYEAEAYFVTEPVLPLPRQAASAPEMPALDFDAAACGPAATVPDFEAWAPGVAAEPAGAVRKGGRGTRRRKGRCVERPESAVRRLLPQALVVAFLAGGTTAFVAKDKAIELSVDGRPRTLHTFADDVSELLAEEGVRVGAHDMVAPAPGEALASGDEVAVRYGRPVRLTLDGERREVWTTADTVDGALRELGVRAEGAYLSASRSQGIGRAGLALDVRTERAVTIMADGRTRTVRTNAATVREVVEEAGVTLRGQDTTSVPGAGFPRDGQTVTVLRVTGSREVHEEPIPFGVERTNDPTLFKGTEVVERPGRPGLRRITYLVRTVNGVRERPRQEGSEVVREPRRQLVKIGTKPRPASVSGADGLNWHALAACESGSRPGAVDPSGTYGGLYQFDTRTWHSLGGNGRPQDAPAEEQTFRAKKLYVHRGDTPWPHCGARLHS; translated from the coding sequence GTGAGCAAGTCGCCGTACGAGACGTACGACCCCTACGGCCACGACGCCTCCGTACACACCGCGGAGACGCTGCCGTACGGGATGTGCGAGGACACCTACCGGCCCGCCTACGAGGCCGAGGCGTACTTCGTCACCGAGCCGGTACTGCCGCTGCCGAGGCAGGCGGCGAGCGCACCCGAGATGCCGGCCCTCGACTTCGACGCGGCGGCCTGTGGCCCCGCGGCGACGGTTCCCGACTTCGAGGCGTGGGCGCCCGGCGTGGCCGCGGAGCCTGCGGGAGCCGTGCGAAAGGGCGGCCGTGGCACGCGCCGCCGCAAGGGGCGCTGTGTCGAGCGCCCGGAGTCCGCGGTGCGCCGGCTGCTGCCGCAGGCGCTGGTCGTCGCGTTCCTCGCCGGCGGCACCACCGCCTTCGTGGCCAAGGACAAGGCGATCGAGCTGAGCGTCGACGGCCGGCCGCGCACCCTGCACACCTTCGCCGACGACGTGAGCGAACTGCTCGCCGAGGAGGGCGTACGCGTGGGCGCCCACGACATGGTCGCGCCCGCCCCCGGCGAGGCGCTCGCCAGCGGCGACGAGGTCGCGGTGCGCTACGGCCGCCCCGTCCGGCTCACCCTGGACGGCGAGCGGCGCGAGGTGTGGACGACGGCGGACACCGTGGACGGGGCGCTCCGGGAACTGGGGGTGCGCGCCGAGGGCGCGTATCTGTCGGCCTCCCGCTCCCAGGGCATCGGACGCGCCGGCCTCGCGCTCGACGTGCGCACCGAGCGGGCCGTCACGATCATGGCGGACGGCCGCACCCGGACCGTCCGCACCAACGCGGCCACCGTCCGCGAGGTCGTCGAGGAGGCCGGGGTCACCCTGCGCGGCCAGGACACCACCTCCGTTCCGGGCGCCGGCTTCCCGCGCGACGGGCAGACCGTGACCGTGCTGCGGGTGACCGGCAGCCGGGAGGTCCACGAGGAGCCGATCCCGTTCGGCGTCGAGCGCACGAACGACCCCACGCTCTTCAAGGGCACCGAGGTCGTCGAACGGCCCGGCCGGCCCGGACTGCGGCGGATCACCTACCTCGTGCGCACCGTGAACGGCGTCCGGGAGAGACCGCGCCAGGAGGGCTCCGAGGTGGTGCGCGAGCCACGCCGGCAGCTGGTGAAGATCGGCACCAAGCCCCGCCCGGCCTCCGTGAGCGGGGCGGACGGCCTCAACTGGCACGCGCTGGCCGCCTGCGAGTCCGGCAGCCGCCCCGGCGCCGTCGACCCCTCGGGCACCTACGGCGGCCTCTACCAGTTCGACACTCGCACCTGGCACAGCCTCGGCGGCAACGGCCGCCCACAGGACGCCCCGGCGGAGGAGCAGACCTTCCGGGCGAAGAAGCTGTACGTCCACCGCGGCGACACTCCGTGGCCGCACTGCGGGGCACGGCTGCACTCGTAG
- a CDS encoding TatD family hydrolase translates to MPSNAGPAGHAAHAGHAAKDDKRDKHAAPPLPAPLRVPVADSHTHLDMQSGTVEEGLAKAASVGVTTVVQVGCDINGSRWAAETAAAFENVHAAVALHPNEAPRIVHGDPDGWSRQGARGPGGQAALDEALAEIDRLAALPQVKGVGETGLDHFRTGPEGKEAQEASFRAHIEIAKRHGKALVIHDRDAHDDVLRVLREEGAPERTVFHCYSGDAEMAEVCAREGYYMSFAGNVTFKNAQNLRDALAVAPLELVLVETDAPFLTPAPYRGRPNAPYLVPVTVRAMAAVRGIDEDALATALGANTARAFGY, encoded by the coding sequence ATGCCTTCGAACGCCGGTCCCGCCGGTCACGCCGCCCATGCCGGCCACGCCGCCAAGGACGACAAGCGCGACAAGCACGCCGCTCCGCCGCTCCCGGCGCCCCTGCGGGTGCCCGTCGCCGACTCGCACACCCACCTCGACATGCAGTCGGGCACGGTCGAGGAGGGCCTCGCGAAGGCGGCGTCGGTCGGCGTGACGACCGTCGTGCAGGTCGGCTGCGACATCAACGGCTCACGGTGGGCCGCCGAGACGGCCGCCGCGTTCGAGAACGTGCACGCCGCCGTGGCCCTGCACCCCAACGAGGCCCCGCGCATCGTGCACGGCGACCCCGACGGCTGGTCCCGGCAGGGCGCGCGGGGGCCGGGCGGGCAGGCCGCGCTGGACGAGGCCCTGGCCGAGATCGACCGGCTCGCCGCGCTGCCGCAGGTCAAGGGCGTCGGCGAGACCGGCCTGGACCACTTCCGCACCGGCCCCGAGGGCAAGGAGGCGCAGGAGGCGTCCTTCCGCGCCCACATCGAGATCGCCAAGCGGCACGGCAAGGCCCTGGTCATCCACGACCGCGACGCCCACGACGACGTCCTGCGCGTGCTGCGGGAGGAGGGTGCCCCCGAGCGCACCGTCTTCCACTGCTACTCCGGCGACGCCGAGATGGCCGAGGTCTGCGCGCGCGAGGGCTACTACATGTCCTTCGCCGGGAACGTCACCTTCAAGAACGCCCAGAACCTGCGGGACGCGCTGGCCGTGGCCCCGCTGGAGCTGGTCCTCGTCGAGACCGACGCGCCCTTCCTGACCCCGGCGCCTTACCGCGGACGGCCGAACGCCCCCTATCTGGTCCCGGTCACCGTGCGCGCGATGGCCGCCGTGCGCGGCATCGACGAGGACGCGCTGGCGACGGCCCTGGGCGCGAACACGGCCCGCGCCTTCGGTTACTGA
- the rsmI gene encoding 16S rRNA (cytidine(1402)-2'-O)-methyltransferase: protein MTGTLVLAGTPIGDVADAPPRLAEELAGADLVAAEDTRRLRRLTQALGVTPRGRVVSYFEGNESARTPELVEELLGGARVLLVTDAGMPSVSDPGYRLVAAAVEKDIKVTAVPGPSAVLTALALSGLPVDRFCFEGFLPRKAGERLSRLREVAAERRTLVYFEAPHRLDDTLAAMAEAFGADRRAAVCRELTKTYEEIKRGPLGELAAWAAEGVRGEITVVVEGAPETGPEELDAEELVRRVRVREEAGERRKEAIAAVAVEAGLPKRVVFDAVVAAKRTDR, encoded by the coding sequence GTGACTGGAACCCTTGTCCTGGCAGGAACACCCATCGGCGACGTCGCTGACGCGCCGCCCCGGCTCGCCGAAGAGCTCGCGGGCGCCGACCTCGTGGCCGCCGAGGACACCCGGCGGCTGCGCCGGCTGACCCAGGCCCTCGGCGTGACGCCCAGGGGCCGCGTGGTGTCCTACTTCGAGGGCAACGAGTCCGCGCGCACCCCCGAACTGGTCGAGGAGCTGCTCGGCGGCGCCCGTGTGCTGCTCGTCACGGACGCCGGCATGCCCTCGGTCTCCGACCCCGGCTACCGGTTGGTCGCGGCGGCCGTCGAGAAGGACATCAAGGTCACCGCGGTCCCCGGACCGTCCGCCGTGCTGACCGCGCTCGCCCTGTCCGGGCTGCCCGTCGACCGCTTCTGCTTCGAGGGCTTCCTGCCCCGCAAGGCGGGGGAACGGCTGTCCCGGCTGCGCGAGGTCGCCGCCGAGCGGCGGACCCTCGTCTACTTCGAGGCCCCGCACCGGCTCGACGACACCCTCGCCGCCATGGCCGAGGCCTTCGGCGCGGACCGCCGCGCCGCCGTGTGCCGTGAGCTGACCAAGACGTACGAGGAGATCAAGCGGGGGCCGCTCGGCGAGCTGGCCGCCTGGGCGGCCGAGGGCGTGCGCGGCGAGATCACCGTCGTCGTCGAGGGCGCGCCCGAGACCGGGCCCGAGGAACTCGACGCCGAGGAGCTGGTGCGCCGGGTGCGGGTGCGCGAGGAGGCAGGCGAGCGGCGCAAGGAGGCCATCGCCGCCGTCGCGGTGGAGGCCGGGCTGCCCAAGAGGGTCGTGTTCGACGCGGTGGTCGCCGCCAAGCGGACTGATCGGTAG
- a CDS encoding dolichyl-phosphate-mannose--protein mannosyltransferase, which yields MTSTASSMDLRQGQAPHDQRPAWQQRLRRFGHTPPPGGPASDVRDLLVPPYAEPGPRLWQVLGVPPVLADRITRWSGWGGPLLVTLMAGLLRFWNLGSPHAVIFDETYYAKDAWALVHRGYEVNWDKNANDLVLQTHGHLHIPADAAYVVHPPVGKYVIGLGELLFGFDPFGWRFMTALLGTLSVLLVCRIGRRLFRSTFLGCLAGALMAVDGLHFVMSRTSLLDGVLMFFVVAAFGCLVVDRDRCRERLAAALPVGPDGRARPDGDVGDTFRFGWRPWRWAAGLMLGLAFGTKWNGLYILAAFCVMALLWDVGTRKVAGAWHPYVAALKYDTGLTFLATVPVAFAVYLASWTGWILSPADGSGGYFRNWAATDGRGGSWTFLPDWLRSLWHYEHEVYNFHVHLSTPHTYQSNPWSWLVLGRPVSYFYESPMPGTDGCPDDAGEKCAREVLALGTPVLWWLACFAILYVLWRWAFRRDWRAGAIACAIAAGYLPWFQYQERTIFLFYADVFLPFLCLAVAMLIGAVIGPRGSSDTRRVVGASAAGVLVLLIAWNFIYFWPLYTGTAIPIDQWRSRMWLDTWV from the coding sequence GTGACCAGTACCGCGTCCTCCATGGACCTCCGGCAGGGCCAGGCACCGCACGACCAGCGTCCGGCCTGGCAGCAGCGGCTGCGCCGCTTCGGCCACACGCCCCCGCCGGGCGGCCCGGCGAGCGACGTCCGCGATCTGCTGGTGCCGCCGTACGCCGAGCCAGGCCCGCGGCTGTGGCAGGTGCTGGGCGTGCCGCCGGTCCTGGCCGACCGGATCACGCGCTGGTCGGGCTGGGGCGGACCGCTGCTGGTGACGCTGATGGCGGGCCTGCTGCGGTTCTGGAACCTGGGCAGTCCGCACGCGGTGATATTCGACGAGACGTACTACGCCAAGGACGCCTGGGCGCTCGTCCACCGCGGTTACGAGGTCAACTGGGACAAGAACGCCAACGACCTGGTCCTGCAGACGCACGGCCATCTGCACATCCCCGCGGACGCGGCGTATGTCGTGCACCCGCCGGTCGGCAAGTACGTGATCGGGCTCGGCGAGCTGCTCTTCGGGTTCGACCCGTTCGGCTGGCGGTTCATGACCGCGCTGCTGGGCACGCTCAGCGTGCTGCTGGTGTGCCGGATCGGGCGCCGGCTCTTCCGTTCGACGTTCCTGGGCTGTCTGGCGGGCGCGCTGATGGCGGTGGACGGCCTGCACTTCGTGATGAGCCGGACCTCGCTGCTCGACGGCGTGCTGATGTTCTTCGTGGTCGCCGCGTTCGGCTGCCTGGTCGTCGACCGGGACCGTTGCCGGGAGCGGCTGGCGGCCGCGCTGCCGGTCGGCCCGGACGGCAGGGCCCGTCCGGACGGGGACGTCGGCGACACCTTCCGCTTCGGGTGGCGCCCCTGGCGCTGGGCGGCCGGGCTGATGCTGGGCCTGGCCTTCGGCACGAAGTGGAACGGCCTGTACATCCTGGCCGCGTTCTGCGTGATGGCGCTGCTGTGGGACGTCGGCACGCGCAAGGTGGCCGGCGCCTGGCATCCGTACGTGGCGGCGCTCAAGTACGACACGGGCCTCACGTTCCTCGCGACGGTCCCGGTGGCCTTCGCCGTGTACCTGGCGTCCTGGACCGGCTGGATCCTCTCCCCGGCCGACGGCAGCGGCGGCTACTTCCGCAACTGGGCCGCGACCGACGGCAGGGGCGGCAGCTGGACCTTCCTGCCGGACTGGCTGCGCAGCCTGTGGCACTACGAGCACGAGGTCTACAACTTCCACGTCCACCTCTCGACGCCGCACACCTACCAGTCCAACCCGTGGAGCTGGCTCGTGCTGGGCCGCCCGGTGTCGTACTTCTACGAGTCCCCCATGCCCGGCACCGACGGCTGTCCGGACGACGCCGGCGAGAAGTGCGCCCGCGAGGTGCTGGCCCTCGGCACGCCGGTGCTGTGGTGGCTCGCCTGCTTCGCGATCCTGTACGTCCTGTGGCGCTGGGCCTTCCGCCGCGACTGGCGGGCCGGTGCCATCGCCTGCGCGATCGCGGCCGGCTATCTGCCGTGGTTCCAGTACCAGGAGCGGACGATCTTCCTGTTCTACGCGGACGTCTTCCTGCCCTTCCTCTGCCTGGCGGTCGCGATGCTGATCGGCGCGGTCATCGGCCCCCGGGGCTCCTCCGACACCCGCCGCGTGGTCGGCGCCTCGGCGGCCGGCGTCCTGGTCCTGCTGATCGCCTGGAACTTCATCTACTTCTGGCCCCTGTACACGGGCACGGCCATCCCGATCGACCAGTGGCGGTCGCGGATGTGGCTGGACACCTGGGTCTGA